From the genome of Longimicrobium sp.:
GCGTGCTGCAGGGCCGTGCGGTAGATGATGCGGCTATCCTCGTGATCGTCCACCAGGAGAACGCGCTTCATGGTTGCCTCCGTGGGGCAGTCGTTCAAGAAGCCATCCCAATGAGCGATTGGATACGCGAGGTGATCAGCTCGGGAGGACACGGCTTCTGCAGGACGTCGTCGCAGACGGCGTGCATCCGCTCCCGCTTCACCTGCGACTCGCAGCCGGTCAGCGCGACGATGCGCAGCGCCGCGGCCGGCACGTGCTCCCGCAGCGACTCGGCGGTCTCGATCCCGTCCAGCACGGGCATGTTGATGTCCATCAGCACCAGGTCGGGATGGTACCGGTGCACGTGCAGGATCGCCTCGCCACCGTGCGCCGCCGCGATGACGCGGTACCCGCAATCCACGAGAAAGGCGACGTAGCCCTCGCGGGTCGGGGCGTGATCGTCCACGACCAGGATCGTCTTCGCCTGCATCGCCAGCACCCTCCGCTGCAAGTAAGCCGTTGCGAACATTATGCTTGCAAAGTAAACACGGAAGACGCGGCGGAGTATCGGGAGTGACGGAGGCGCGTGTGGTGGAATCCCCTGACATGGACGAACCTTGGGCATCGTCGGCTGAAGCTCGGCCGCGGATGCTTGAAAAAGAGCGGGCGGCCACCTGGCCGCCCGCTCTTGCGTCGTGCATCGATCCGGAGCCGCTTAGTAGCGGTAGTGCTCCGGCTTGTACGGCCCCTCCACCGGCACGCCGATGTACGCGGCCTGGCTCTCGGTGAGCTGGGTGAGCTTCACGCCCAGCTTGTCCAGGTGCAGGCGCGCCACCTTTTCGTCCAGCACCTTGGGGAGCGTGTACACCTTGCGCTCGTACTTGCCCGAGTTCTGGTGAAGCTCGATCTGCGCCATCACCTGGTTGGTGAAGGAGGCGCTCATCACGAAGCTCGGGTGGCCCGTGGCGCAGCCCAGGTTCAGCAGGCGCCCCTCGGCCAGCATCATCACGCTGTGCCCGTCCGGGAAGACGTACTCGTCGTACTGCGGCTTGATGTTGATCCGCTCGATGCCGCGCTTCTTGAGCCCGGCCATGTCGATCTCGTTGTCGAAGTGGCCGATGTTGCCGACGATGGCC
Proteins encoded in this window:
- a CDS encoding response regulator, which produces MFATAYLQRRVLAMQAKTILVVDDHAPTREGYVAFLVDCGYRVIAAAHGGEAILHVHRYHPDLVLMDINMPVLDGIETAESLREHVPAAALRIVALTGCESQVKRERMHAVCDDVLQKPCPPELITSRIQSLIGMAS
- a CDS encoding adenosylhomocysteinase, with the protein product LYGCRHSLTDGILRASDVMLAGKVAVIFGYGDVGKGCAQALRGQGARVIITEIDPICALQAAMEGYQVTTLDEVVATADIFITATGNKNIITVEDMARMKDKAIVGNIGHFDNEIDMAGLKKRGIERINIKPQYDEYVFPDGHSVMMLAEGRLLNLGCATGHPSFVMSASFTNQVMAQIELHQNSGKYERKVYTLPKVLDEKVARLHLDKLGVKLTQLTESQAAYIGVPVEGPYKPEHYRY